In Gimesia benthica, a single window of DNA contains:
- the ispE gene encoding 4-(cytidine 5'-diphospho)-2-C-methyl-D-erythritol kinase, protein MLFSYPHSRSVTVHAPAKLNLFLSIDNKRPDGFHDITSLMLSVGIYDTLVFTEDPSTEVALSVAEANSLQPRRKTDQQIPTGEDNLVVRAVRLLQAKTGTQRGLRIQLIKRIPAEAGLGGGSSDAAAALFAANQLWHLGLSPEELRGLAAELGSDIPFFLTESNAAICRGRGELIEPVSIPQCLHFVIARPQSGLSTADVYRQCRVGTHSNNQVERLTRDLASGQFHSISHLMLNDLQVPAEQLNSDILILKDYFSKQSVLGHMMSGSGTAYFGVCQNRAQASQVAARLRSTVKGHVFVVQNRL, encoded by the coding sequence ATGCTCTTTTCTTATCCCCATTCACGTTCCGTTACAGTTCATGCTCCTGCCAAATTAAATTTGTTCTTAAGCATCGATAATAAGCGCCCCGACGGTTTTCACGACATTACTTCGCTGATGCTGTCGGTGGGAATATACGACACTTTAGTTTTCACGGAGGATCCTTCAACAGAAGTTGCGTTGAGTGTTGCCGAAGCGAATTCACTTCAGCCCCGACGAAAAACAGACCAGCAGATCCCGACTGGTGAAGATAACCTGGTAGTGCGTGCTGTCCGGTTACTTCAGGCAAAAACGGGAACACAGCGGGGATTGCGGATCCAGTTGATCAAACGCATTCCTGCAGAGGCTGGACTCGGTGGGGGATCAAGCGATGCAGCGGCGGCCTTATTCGCTGCCAATCAACTCTGGCATTTGGGATTGTCGCCTGAAGAATTACGAGGTCTGGCGGCCGAGCTGGGGAGTGACATTCCGTTCTTTCTCACAGAGAGCAATGCAGCCATCTGTCGGGGAAGAGGTGAACTGATCGAACCCGTATCCATTCCCCAATGTCTCCACTTTGTGATTGCTCGACCCCAGTCGGGTTTATCCACGGCGGACGTTTATCGGCAGTGTCGAGTAGGAACTCACTCAAATAATCAGGTTGAGCGTCTGACGCGTGATCTGGCTTCTGGGCAGTTTCATTCAATTTCCCACCTCATGTTGAATGATCTGCAGGTGCCTGCGGAACAGCTGAATTCGGATATATTAATTTTAAAAGATTACTTCTCAAAACAATCTGTTTTGGGGCATATGATGAGTGGAAGCGGAACGGCCTATTTTGGTGTCTGCCAGAATCGGGCACAGGCTTCCCAGGTCGCTGCGCGATTACGATCCACAGTGAAAGGGCATGTATTTGTTGTCCAGAACCGACTATAG
- a CDS encoding SpoVG family protein, translating to MEISEVRIKLMNDPHERLLAFCSITFDVSFVIRDLKIIQGAKGAFVAMPSRKLMDRCPKCHTKNHLRASFCNQCGVRLDENRADKDDAGRARLYADIAHPINSECRELIQEEVLKAYEEERVSAQQEGYICRYDDFGEEDYARLGPYEEDYDETPLVQSSRTESTVHRKNGQVFRIDAAENRSDGKPPHHNPADQPATDRVTSQNREPGAQGDSFGSGIV from the coding sequence ATGGAGATCAGTGAAGTACGCATCAAATTGATGAATGACCCACACGAAAGATTGCTGGCATTCTGCTCAATTACTTTCGACGTCTCATTCGTCATCCGGGATCTGAAAATCATTCAGGGGGCCAAAGGTGCCTTCGTGGCGATGCCCAGCCGCAAGCTGATGGATCGTTGCCCCAAGTGTCATACCAAGAACCATCTGCGTGCCTCGTTCTGTAACCAGTGTGGCGTGCGTCTGGACGAAAACCGGGCGGACAAAGATGACGCCGGTCGTGCCCGTCTCTATGCCGATATCGCGCATCCCATCAATTCCGAATGCCGGGAATTGATCCAGGAAGAGGTCCTCAAGGCGTATGAGGAAGAGCGAGTCTCCGCGCAGCAGGAAGGTTACATCTGTCGCTATGATGATTTCGGCGAAGAAGATTACGCGCGGCTCGGACCCTACGAAGAGGACTACGACGAGACACCTCTGGTCCAGTCCTCCCGCACGGAATCGACCGTTCACCGCAAGAACGGTCAGGTATTTCGAATTGATGCTGCTGAGAATCGCTCGGATGGGAAACCACCCCATCATAATCCGGCCGATCAGCCAGCTACCGACAGGGTTACTTCGCAGAATCGTGAACCGGGTGCCCAGGGCGACTCCTTCGGTTCAGGAATCGTCTGA